In Candidatus Methylomirabilota bacterium, the genomic window GACGCGGCCAGCAGCCGGTCCGAGAGCCAGAGGGAGTCGATGGCGGTGGTCTCGCAGAGCTCGGTGAGGCGCCACAGGAGGTCGTGCGCCGCGGCCCCATCGGGCCACGGCCCGGGCATCACCCCGATGCGGATCTTGGCGGGACCGAGCACGGCGCCCATGCTAACACGCGTCAGTAGTCCTGGGGGGGAGCGGCGGCGCTCCTCCCCCAGACCCCCCCACCGCATTCATCAGGAGCGGGGACGCGAGAGCCACGGGGTGGCGGCCCATCAGTAGTCCTTGGGGTCGAGGGCGTCCCGCAGGCCGTCGCCCGCGAGGTTAAAGGACAGGGTGAGGACGAAGATGGCCAGGCCCGGCCACCAGGCCATCCAGGGCGCGGTCTCCAGGAACTGCTGGGCCGTGTTGAGCATGGTGCCCCAGCTCGGCGCGGGCGGCTGTACCCCGAGACCGAGGAACGAGAGGATCGCCTCGCCGATGATCGCGGTGGGAATGGAGACCGTGGCCTGCACCAGGAGGGAGCTCACGATGTTGGGGAGGATGTGCCAGGCCATCACGCGCCCGTCGCCGGCCCCGAGCGCGCGCGCGCCCTGCACGTAGTCCTCCTCGCGCGTGCCCAGCACCAGCCCCCGGGTCAGGCGGATGAAAGTCGGCGTCGCGCCGAGACCGATGGCCAGGGTGGCGTTGGTGAGGGATGGGCCGAGGATGGTGACGAGGCCGATGGCCAGGATCAGAAACGGGAAGGCCAGCCAGGCGTCCGTGAGCCGCATGAGGA contains:
- a CDS encoding ABC transporter permease; the protein is MFAGPKRRGRLDRGWRRLAGRPPALAGAIVVLGFVVMAVGAPWIAPADPIQTEWSQIRKAPSWAHPFGTDDLGRDNLSRVMWGARISMRAGVLSILLAMALGVPAGLVSGYYRGGVDQVLMRLTDAWLAFPFLILAIGLVTILGPSLTNATLAIGLGATPTFIRLTRGLVLGTREEDYVQGARALGAGDGRVMAWHILPNIVSSLLVQATVSIPTAIIGEAILSFLGLGVQPPAPSWGTMLNTAQQFLETAPWMAWWPGLAIFVLTLSFNLAGDGLRDALDPKDY